Proteins from a genomic interval of Oncorhynchus kisutch isolate 150728-3 linkage group LG28, Okis_V2, whole genome shotgun sequence:
- the LOC109873217 gene encoding protein sprouty homolog 4 — MRDTTTQMESRVPHHIPGVSSSIISQPLRMVPYGRLQHPLTIFPIDQMKSSHVENDYIDSPAVVSQQPLNQKAVNRGPHEALLGAPHLPQLARCNPHNATTHPWITFSGRPSSISSSSSTSSEQRLLDHAAPTPVVDHNSTVVTTRTPCCGPKALTSKPLDLKTAALGAATVDKKHMLLCEICGKCRCTECTLPRTLPSCWVCNQECLCSVQSLVDSATCMCLVKAIFYHCTEDEDDEGSCADRPCSCHQSNCCARWSFMAAMSLVLPCLVCYLPTMGCVKLSQKCYDKTSRPGCRCKNFQQACKSMEAKAAGQEKQAS; from the coding sequence ATGAGGGACACAACCACACAGATGGAGTCGAGGGTTCCCCACCACATCCCTGGAGTGTCTTCCTCCATTATATCCCAGCCGTTGCGTATGGTTCCGTATGGAAGGCTACAGCACCCGCTCACCATCTTCCCAATCGACCAGATGAAGTCCTCTCATGTGGAAAATGACTATATTGACAGTCCCGCTGTGGTCTCCCAGCAACCCCTCAACCAGAAGGCTGTCAACAGGGGGCCCCACGAGGCACTGCTAGGGGCCCCCCACCTCCCCCAACTGGCGCGCTGCAACCCTCACAACGCCACCACACACCCCTGGATAACCTTCAGCGGGCGGCCCAGCtccatcagcagcagcagcagcacctcGTCAGAGCAGAGGTTGCTGGACCACGCAGCCCCCACCCCCGTGGTGGACCACAACTCCACAgtagtcaccaccaggaccccctgcTGTGGGCCCAAGGCGCTCACCTCAAAGCCCCTGGATCTAAAAACTGCTGCCCTGGGGGCTGCAACGGTTGACAAGAAGCACATGCTGCTGTGTGAGATTTGTGGGAAGTGCCGCTGCACGGAGTGCACCCTGCCCCGGACCCTGCCCTCGTGCTGGGTGTGTAACCAGGAGTGCCTGTGCTCAGTGCAGAGCCTGGTGGACTCAGCCACATGCATGTGCCTGGTCAAGGCCATTTTCTACCACTGCACAGAGGACGAGGATGATGAGGGATCTTGCGCCGACCGCCCGTGCTCCTGCCACCAGTCTAACTGCTGTGCGCGCTGGTCCTTCATGGCAGCCATGTCCCTGGTGCTGCCCTGTTTGGTGTGCTACCTGCCCACCATGGGCTGTGTCAAACTGTCGCAGAAGTGCTATGACAAAACCAGCCGTCCGGGCTGCCGCTGCAAGAACTTCCAGCAGGCCTGCAAGAGCATGGAGGCCAAGGCTGCAGGCCAGGAGAAACAGGCCTCATGA